Proteins encoded by one window of Bacteroidota bacterium:
- a CDS encoding metallophosphatase domain-containing protein: MKFITIADTHGQHKKLQLPQGDVIIHAGDISGRGEESAVIEFLEWFTNLDFKYKIFIAGNHDFYFERKSEEEFKKIIPDNIIYLCDSGITIENIKIWGSPVTPWFYDWAFNRTRGNQIKRHWDLIPADIDILITHGPVFGKLDKTNDGQNVGCKDLLVKVQEINPKFHICGHIHEAYGQVTESKTNFINASVLDEHYRLKNLPITFDMKSEIQK; encoded by the coding sequence ATGAAATTCATAACAATCGCCGACACCCACGGGCAGCATAAAAAATTACAACTCCCGCAAGGAGACGTAATTATCCATGCCGGAGATATAAGTGGGCGCGGTGAGGAAAGTGCTGTAATTGAATTTTTAGAATGGTTTACAAACCTTGACTTTAAATATAAAATATTCATTGCAGGCAATCACGATTTTTATTTTGAGCGGAAATCCGAAGAAGAGTTTAAGAAAATAATTCCCGACAATATTATTTATTTGTGCGACAGCGGTATAACGATAGAAAATATAAAAATTTGGGGTTCACCCGTTACTCCCTGGTTTTATGATTGGGCTTTTAACCGAACCCGGGGTAACCAAATTAAAAGACATTGGGATTTAATTCCCGCAGACATTGACATATTGATCACACATGGACCTGTTTTTGGAAAACTTGATAAAACAAATGATGGGCAGAATGTTGGTTGCAAAGATCTATTAGTAAAGGTACAGGAAATAAACCCAAAGTTTCATATTTGCGGGCATATACATGAGGCTTATGGACAAGTTACGGAGTCAAAAACGAATTTTATTAATGCATCCGTTTTGGATGAACATTATAGACTCAAAAATTTACCCATAACTTTTGATATGAAAAGCGAAATCCAAAAATAA
- the purQ gene encoding phosphoribosylformylglycinamidine synthase subunit PurQ: MRFGVVTFPGSNCDQDLIHVLRNVMGCEVIELFHKQKDLGGLTTKDCVMLPGGFSYGDALRTGSIARFSPIMQAVIKHCEAGGFAWGICNGFQILCEAGLLPGVLLENNNQQFICKNIFLTAENTASRINRYVPQHHALKIPIAHGEGRFYAEDKVLKEIIANDQVIFRYCDEHGEVTEGSNPNGSLFNIAGICNKERNVFGMMPHPERASEEILGNTDGRMIFESFLAKVVSSASV, encoded by the coding sequence ATGAGATTTGGCGTTGTTACTTTTCCGGGTTCCAATTGCGATCAGGATCTGATCCATGTTTTACGCAATGTTATGGGTTGTGAAGTAATAGAATTGTTTCACAAACAAAAAGATCTGGGTGGACTCACCACAAAGGATTGTGTTATGCTACCGGGTGGTTTTTCTTATGGAGATGCCCTCAGAACGGGTTCTATAGCACGGTTTTCCCCAATTATGCAGGCAGTGATCAAACATTGCGAGGCAGGAGGTTTTGCCTGGGGTATCTGTAATGGTTTTCAAATATTATGTGAGGCTGGACTACTTCCCGGGGTTTTATTGGAAAACAACAATCAGCAATTCATCTGTAAAAATATTTTTCTCACGGCAGAAAATACTGCCAGCAGGATCAACCGGTATGTGCCTCAGCATCATGCGCTCAAGATACCTATTGCCCATGGCGAAGGAAGGTTTTATGCGGAAGACAAGGTTTTGAAAGAAATTATTGCAAACGATCAGGTGATTTTTCGTTATTGTGATGAACATGGAGAAGTAACGGAAGGGTCAAATCCAAATGGTTCGTTGTTTAATATTGCCGGTATTTGTAATAAGGAACGTAATGTTTTCGGTATGATGCCCCATCCGGAAAGAGCCAGTGAGGAAATTTTAGGAAATACCGATGGCAGGATGATCTTCGAGTCATTTTTAGCCAAAGTGGTTTCCTCTGCATCGGTTTAA
- a CDS encoding thioredoxin family protein — MGKKFFQFLLAILFINQTHAQLLKPVKWETSVTASGVPNEYILIFVAAIDEGWKLYSHDVPEDGPIPTSLIFEDLPEGVELIGEMTELGRKEEEVEPLFQNQVIKFYHKKLVLKQTVKVSKNVTVKGYIDFMSCDDKQCMAFSHDFSFDLTAIANTYNGNFTTDYSKIKYPVTWEISSEKINDTEYWLKFNATVAPTWKLYSQDSPEDGAQPMKVVFENAGKNYQLIGKADEFGHAENKPEPLFQNKITKFYHDKLEIRQKIKVDSANAIISGYIDFQTCDAIQCKFGIKDFTFKLSGGDIIEIIKTDTGASAAPANIFGTFAVDTGYARQAQCDPKIDQEITNANNKGLFSTFILGFIGGLIGLLMPCTFPMIPFTISFFTKRSTNRKKGIFEASFYGFSIILVYFLVSLPFLLFGLSGDALNSFSTNNVVNMVFFFVFILFALSLFGLFEIKLPSKWANKTDSASDVGGLLGIFFMAVTLCIVSFSCTGPILGSLLANSLKGGGAALSAGMVGFGTAFALAFTLLALFPQLLNKLPKSGGWLNEVKIVFAFIELAFAIKFLSNVDLAYHWGFLKREIFLGLWALFSLLTFLYLIGVIRFPHDDKKVKFGIARGIFSLTFLALTIYFASGIQKGKNLALISGFTPPMFYSIYHYDSECPLALNCFHDMDEAVAYAKEVNKPIMIDFTGWACVNCRKMEEHVWPNEEVYKLINEEYVLVSLYVDDKEALRLEDQYISAHTGNKVRSIGNKWSDFQAREFNTNSQPYYVLIAPDGKVLNQPRGYTPDEDEYQGFLECGIETFNSIGVVAEK; from the coding sequence ATGGGAAAAAAGTTTTTTCAGTTTTTATTGGCGATCCTGTTTATCAATCAAACCCATGCCCAACTACTAAAACCCGTTAAATGGGAAACATCGGTAACTGCCAGTGGTGTGCCAAATGAATACATTCTCATTTTTGTAGCTGCTATTGATGAAGGTTGGAAGTTGTATTCGCATGATGTTCCGGAGGACGGACCAATACCAACATCTCTGATTTTTGAGGATTTACCTGAAGGAGTTGAATTGATCGGTGAAATGACGGAACTGGGAAGAAAAGAGGAGGAAGTAGAACCACTTTTCCAAAATCAGGTGATAAAATTTTATCATAAAAAACTCGTACTCAAACAAACGGTTAAGGTTAGCAAAAATGTAACGGTTAAAGGGTATATCGATTTTATGAGTTGTGATGATAAACAATGCATGGCATTTTCACACGACTTTAGTTTTGATCTTACTGCAATTGCAAATACCTATAACGGTAATTTTACCACTGATTATTCTAAAATAAAATATCCTGTAACCTGGGAAATTAGCAGCGAAAAAATCAACGATACCGAATATTGGTTAAAATTTAATGCTACTGTAGCGCCAACCTGGAAATTATATTCTCAGGACTCACCGGAAGACGGCGCTCAACCTATGAAGGTTGTTTTTGAAAATGCCGGGAAAAATTATCAGCTAATTGGAAAGGCAGACGAATTTGGGCATGCAGAAAATAAACCGGAACCTTTATTTCAAAATAAGATAACAAAATTCTATCACGATAAGTTAGAAATTCGTCAAAAAATTAAGGTTGATTCTGCCAATGCAATCATCAGCGGATATATTGATTTTCAAACTTGTGATGCCATACAATGTAAATTTGGAATTAAAGATTTTACCTTTAAATTGAGTGGAGGTGATATCATTGAGATCATTAAAACGGACACTGGTGCCTCTGCAGCTCCTGCAAATATATTCGGAACATTTGCTGTGGATACAGGATATGCCCGGCAGGCACAATGCGATCCCAAAATTGATCAGGAAATTACCAATGCAAATAATAAAGGATTATTCAGCACATTTATTTTAGGTTTTATCGGAGGATTAATAGGATTATTAATGCCTTGTACTTTCCCGATGATACCCTTTACAATTTCCTTTTTTACTAAAAGATCAACCAACAGAAAAAAGGGAATTTTTGAAGCATCTTTTTATGGTTTCAGTATTATTTTAGTTTATTTTCTTGTCTCACTTCCCTTTTTATTATTTGGTTTATCCGGCGATGCATTAAACTCCTTCTCTACAAATAATGTGGTGAACATGGTTTTCTTTTTTGTGTTCATTTTATTTGCTCTTTCATTATTCGGATTATTCGAAATTAAATTACCCTCCAAATGGGCAAATAAAACCGACAGCGCATCAGATGTAGGTGGATTACTCGGTATTTTTTTCATGGCCGTTACTTTATGTATTGTTTCTTTTTCCTGCACCGGTCCAATTTTAGGGTCCTTACTTGCAAATAGTTTAAAAGGTGGTGGAGCTGCATTAAGCGCCGGTATGGTTGGTTTCGGGACAGCGTTTGCTTTGGCATTTACTTTATTGGCGTTATTTCCACAACTCTTAAATAAATTACCAAAAAGCGGTGGATGGTTAAACGAAGTAAAAATTGTTTTTGCATTTATCGAACTCGCATTTGCCATCAAATTTTTATCGAATGTAGACCTTGCTTATCACTGGGGATTTTTAAAACGCGAAATATTTTTAGGATTATGGGCTTTATTTTCGTTGCTCACATTCTTATATCTTATAGGTGTTATCCGTTTCCCGCACGATGATAAAAAAGTGAAATTCGGAATCGCACGAGGAATTTTTTCATTAACCTTTTTAGCGCTTACCATTTATTTTGCCAGTGGGATACAAAAAGGAAAAAATTTAGCATTAATAAGCGGATTTACACCTCCGATGTTTTACAGTATTTATCATTACGACAGCGAATGCCCACTCGCATTAAATTGTTTTCACGACATGGACGAAGCAGTTGCATATGCTAAGGAAGTGAACAAACCTATCATGATTGACTTCACTGGCTGGGCGTGTGTAAATTGCAGAAAAATGGAAGAACATGTTTGGCCAAATGAGGAAGTTTATAAATTAATCAACGAAGAATATGTATTGGTAAGTTTATACGTTGACGATAAAGAAGCGCTGCGTTTAGAAGATCAATATATATCTGCACATACCGGAAATAAAGTACGCAGCATAGGAAACAAATGGAGCGACTTTCAGGCACGTGAATTTAATACCAACTCTCAACCCTACTACGTATTAATTGCCCCGGATGGCAAGGTATTAAATCAACCACGCGGTTATACACCGGACGAAGATGAATATCAGGGATTTTTGGAGTGCGGGATTGAGACTTTTAATAGTATTGGAGTGGTGGCGGAGAAGTGA
- a CDS encoding NADAR family protein, whose translation MKWLIDSFERGDTLKYIYFWGHTNKLNVDVGKFCFSQWFESPFTVDNRTYKTTEHWMMSQKALLFDDKANFEKILAAESPGEAKELGRQVLGFDEQTWNNKRFEIVKIGNIHKFNQNPKLADYLIKTGDRVLIEASPVDNIWGIGLSQYIKDIDNIYAWPGLNLLGFVLMEVRDFLKYFGHFKPLEYTHQTPWNKFPHNNKHDLFWRTRIGADYLLQFNKYYSGLTAREKTIFKLTDPTPNNWENFYD comes from the coding sequence ATAAAATGGTTGATTGACAGCTTTGAAAGAGGAGACACTTTGAAGTATATTTACTTTTGGGGACATACCAATAAATTGAATGTTGATGTCGGCAAATTTTGTTTTAGTCAATGGTTTGAGAGTCCCTTCACAGTTGACAACAGAACTTATAAAACTACTGAGCATTGGATGATGTCGCAAAAAGCACTTCTCTTTGACGACAAGGCCAACTTTGAAAAAATTTTGGCGGCTGAAAGTCCCGGAGAAGCAAAAGAATTGGGCAGACAAGTTTTAGGTTTTGACGAACAAACCTGGAATAACAAACGATTTGAAATTGTAAAGATTGGAAATATTCACAAGTTCAATCAAAATCCAAAACTTGCTGACTATTTAATAAAAACAGGTGACAGAGTATTAATTGAAGCAAGTCCCGTTGACAATATATGGGGCATTGGACTTTCTCAGTACATTAAGGATATTGACAATATTTATGCTTGGCCCGGGCTTAATTTACTCGGTTTTGTTCTTATGGAAGTTCGAGATTTCCTAAAATATTTTGGACATTTCAAACCACTTGAATACACACATCAAACACCTTGGAACAAGTTCCCGCACAATAACAAACACGATTTGTTTTGGCGAACCAGGATAGGAGCTGATTATTTATTGCAGTTTAATAAATATTATAGCGGACTTACCGCTAGAGAAAAAACTATTTTTAAGCTAACAGATCCTACGCCTAATAACTGGGAAAATTTTTACGATTAG
- a CDS encoding MerR family transcriptional regulator yields the protein MKKSKLIHIEQVCTHFNVEVSFIQSLHELGHIELIDESNDFYIIEDHLKSLESLIYFHTELQINLEGIDAIAHLLKKIENLQNELAVVKNK from the coding sequence ATGAAAAAAAGTAAGTTAATTCATATCGAACAGGTTTGTACTCATTTTAATGTGGAGGTATCTTTCATTCAATCCCTTCACGAGCTTGGTCACATAGAATTGATAGATGAAAGCAATGATTTTTACATTATTGAAGACCATTTAAAATCATTAGAAAGTTTAATATATTTTCATACTGAACTTCAAATAAATCTTGAGGGAATAGATGCCATAGCTCACTTATTGAAAAAAATTGAAAATCTGCAAAATGAATTAGCAGTTGTTAAAAATAAATGA
- a CDS encoding T9SS type A sorting domain-containing protein, with product MKNITTPKNVRTAVILIAILTSHLQTKAQYFPDEEIFDTTGIIEETLADGLDTVWYWEDGITETEPEINLRTISGINNNAYSNNNNQYAKIKGDSTIYINFGSVQKTVNQGLNGFHVAGIFGRKQIPNDSSALDQWNWMSNFAPKSLRFPGGADSKFMHLLQGPGYGYVLEEIIRFYDRTDYSDNAPEFIVIIDSLEADASANFYKAWMDSTEIDDFKSFGNSYLEQQLLDSTHRYIDDFIEMIKKIETENSGQSVEVVVDLNIMNETATECKRIVDYLKGTPLANGNSIHDVNVTYVELGNEMYYEFSETMLGIYSLEDYWIYINGGITDSLDSVLIGTDVWLDHDYISAFKKPLTGSCKIALPAENIHDTTFALQAAGKIAGVVNYSDWNDSLFTKRMEKVEITGWPGHFRKSFDAYAIHPYYDGHNYDSIPFDHLETTYSCNLGDTISTNDGWRYDIYDERLEATFDGITRNFKDFIKSRYLESWDEHKTHLGLNLSLAEGGKDVITSEYNLKDQGNYNSTKVNQIGVFAQSFIHCTMLQEWWLKNLKINFNGNYRSNFFKYAHLHNFAGGGSNPIMSPASDPELVWLGKYISPYSINDPDSAAFRNYYMKRSTFYVMQLLSEITKKDLKYLQSNFVIAKNNPNVQPTVFIDPEKENFYIYFTNVTEDAQKHNLNIAGTTGIYPPDGLLYVSDTATIYCVTALKPYSTAGKGKNTLFTLNECYNNVNDVPYPIEITTIDTIQNCCTDNVLYHIEVPPYSFGYIKVPIKADYPPYEKIKKPAFSVNVYPNPASAFLHITVNGKDFTEMSNFNVKIINMMGSVCYNNSMQNNDAIDISAMSAGFYSLTIELSNGLILNKQFVKQ from the coding sequence ATGAAAAATATTACTACTCCAAAAAATGTTCGGACAGCTGTTATACTTATAGCAATCCTTACTTCCCATCTTCAAACGAAAGCACAATATTTTCCTGATGAAGAAATTTTTGACACCACTGGAATTATCGAAGAAACTTTAGCCGACGGATTGGATACAGTTTGGTACTGGGAGGATGGTATCACCGAAACAGAACCGGAAATTAATTTAAGAACTATATCGGGAATTAATAATAATGCTTATTCAAACAATAATAATCAATATGCAAAAATCAAAGGGGATTCTACAATTTATATCAATTTTGGAAGCGTTCAGAAAACAGTTAATCAAGGTTTGAATGGTTTTCATGTTGCCGGTATTTTTGGCAGAAAACAAATTCCAAACGACAGCTCTGCACTTGATCAATGGAATTGGATGAGCAATTTCGCACCAAAAAGTTTGCGTTTTCCCGGTGGCGCCGACAGTAAATTTATGCATTTATTGCAAGGCCCCGGTTATGGATATGTGTTAGAAGAAATAATACGATTTTATGACAGGACTGATTACAGTGATAATGCACCTGAATTTATTGTAATAATAGATAGTTTGGAAGCTGACGCTTCAGCAAACTTCTATAAAGCATGGATGGATTCAACAGAAATTGATGACTTTAAAAGTTTTGGTAACAGCTATCTTGAGCAACAATTACTGGACAGCACACACCGATATATTGATGATTTTATCGAAATGATAAAAAAGATTGAAACAGAAAATTCAGGACAAAGTGTAGAGGTGGTAGTTGACCTGAATATTATGAATGAAACTGCAACTGAATGCAAACGGATCGTTGATTATTTAAAAGGTACACCACTCGCAAACGGAAATTCAATACACGATGTAAATGTGACCTATGTTGAACTCGGTAATGAAATGTATTATGAGTTTTCCGAAACTATGCTCGGTATTTATTCGTTGGAAGATTATTGGATCTATATAAACGGAGGTATTACCGATAGCCTCGACAGTGTTTTAATTGGCACCGATGTTTGGTTGGACCATGATTATATTTCAGCTTTCAAAAAACCATTGACAGGTTCCTGTAAAATAGCACTACCTGCTGAAAATATTCATGACACAACCTTTGCATTGCAAGCTGCCGGTAAAATTGCAGGTGTTGTAAATTATTCCGATTGGAACGACAGCTTATTTACAAAACGAATGGAAAAAGTGGAAATTACCGGATGGCCGGGCCATTTTCGGAAATCTTTCGATGCTTATGCAATTCACCCGTATTATGATGGACATAATTATGACTCCATACCATTTGATCATTTAGAAACAACTTACTCCTGCAACTTAGGTGATACAATTTCAACTAATGATGGTTGGCGATACGATATTTATGATGAAAGATTAGAAGCAACCTTTGACGGTATCACCCGTAACTTTAAAGATTTTATTAAATCCCGGTATTTGGAATCGTGGGATGAGCATAAAACACATTTAGGTTTAAATCTTTCGTTAGCTGAAGGTGGTAAGGATGTAATTACCTCTGAATATAATTTAAAAGATCAAGGAAATTACAATTCAACAAAAGTAAATCAAATTGGTGTATTTGCACAATCCTTTATCCATTGTACAATGTTGCAAGAATGGTGGTTGAAAAACTTAAAAATTAATTTTAATGGAAATTACCGAAGCAATTTTTTCAAATACGCGCATTTGCACAATTTTGCCGGTGGGGGCAGTAACCCAATCATGAGCCCTGCATCGGACCCTGAACTGGTTTGGCTCGGGAAATATATTTCACCTTATAGCATTAATGATCCGGATTCTGCAGCTTTTCGTAATTATTATATGAAGCGTTCAACATTTTATGTAATGCAACTGCTAAGCGAAATAACAAAAAAGGATTTAAAATATCTGCAGAGCAATTTTGTAATTGCAAAAAACAATCCGAATGTGCAACCAACTGTATTCATAGACCCGGAAAAAGAAAATTTTTATATCTATTTTACCAATGTAACAGAAGACGCTCAAAAACATAATTTGAATATTGCAGGTACAACAGGTATTTACCCACCGGACGGTTTGTTATATGTTTCAGACACTGCAACTATTTATTGTGTAACTGCACTAAAACCCTATTCCACTGCCGGAAAAGGTAAAAATACGCTCTTCACACTAAATGAATGTTACAATAATGTTAATGATGTGCCCTACCCGATTGAAATAACAACGATTGACACCATTCAAAATTGTTGCACAGATAATGTATTGTATCATATTGAGGTTCCACCCTATTCTTTCGGTTATATAAAAGTACCTATCAAAGCCGACTACCCTCCCTATGAAAAAATAAAGAAACCTGCATTTAGTGTAAATGTGTATCCAAACCCAGCAAGCGCCTTCTTGCATATTACTGTAAATGGAAAAGATTTCACGGAAATGAGTAACTTTAACGTGAAAATTATAAATATGATGGGTTCGGTATGTTATAATAACAGTATGCAAAATAATGATGCAATTGATATTTCCGCAATGAGTGCAGGGTTTTATTCCCTCACAATTGAGCTATCGAATGGCCTTATTTTGAACAAACAATTTGTAAAACAATAG
- a CDS encoding YdeI/OmpD-associated family protein, with translation MTPIFFPTPADFRKWLKKNHKKETELFVGFYKVGTGKPSITWPEAVDQALCFGWIDGVRRSVDKESYCNRFTPRRKNSNWSEINIKKVEELTKAGLMMPEGQKAFEWRLENRSGIYSYENIPGTLDSKFENQFKKNKTAWEFFNKQAPSYKKVMTHWIMNAKQEKTRISRLEKTIKLSGEQKRML, from the coding sequence ATGACTCCAATATTTTTCCCAACACCTGCCGATTTCAGAAAGTGGTTAAAAAAAAATCACAAAAAAGAAACAGAGTTATTCGTTGGTTTCTATAAAGTTGGAACGGGGAAACCTTCTATAACCTGGCCGGAAGCAGTTGATCAGGCGCTGTGCTTTGGTTGGATAGATGGAGTAAGAAGATCCGTTGATAAAGAAAGTTACTGCAACCGATTTACCCCGCGAAGGAAGAATAGCAACTGGAGTGAGATCAATATCAAAAAAGTTGAGGAACTCACTAAAGCCGGATTGATGATGCCGGAAGGACAAAAGGCTTTTGAGTGGAGGCTGGAAAACAGATCCGGAATTTATTCATACGAAAATATACCGGGAACTCTAGATTCAAAATTTGAAAACCAATTCAAAAAGAATAAGACTGCCTGGGAATTTTTTAATAAACAAGCTCCATCATATAAAAAGGTAATGACTCATTGGATCATGAATGCGAAACAGGAAAAGACCAGAATATCAAGGCTTGAAAAAACAATTAAATTAAGTGGAGAACAAAAACGGATGCTTTAA
- a CDS encoding J domain-containing protein: MEFKDYYKILELNKNATQEDIKKAYRKLARKYHPDLNPNNKEAEKKFKEINEANEVLSNAENRKKYDQYGKDWKHADAFETEKKQQKQSRRNTGQQFRNDDTGNFSDFFESMFGGQESQYNQTKFRGQDLNAELHFKLSDVYKTQKQELTINNKKIRITIPAGIENGQTIKISGHGSPGFNGGPNGDLYITFKIENDSQFKREGNNLYKNEGIDLYTALLGGDIVVNTFDGKVKLKVAPETQPGTTVKLKGKGFPLYKKENTYGDLFITYQTKLPTQLSTEEKELFSKLKTIRTNEKK; the protein is encoded by the coding sequence ATGGAATTTAAAGATTATTACAAAATATTAGAACTAAATAAAAATGCCACACAGGAGGATATTAAAAAGGCGTATCGAAAACTCGCGCGTAAGTATCACCCCGACCTAAATCCAAACAACAAAGAGGCAGAAAAGAAATTTAAGGAAATAAATGAGGCCAATGAAGTTTTAAGTAATGCAGAAAATCGGAAGAAATATGATCAATATGGTAAAGATTGGAAGCACGCCGATGCTTTCGAGACAGAAAAAAAACAACAGAAACAATCCCGGCGGAATACTGGTCAGCAATTTCGAAATGATGATACCGGTAATTTTTCCGACTTTTTTGAGTCGATGTTCGGGGGACAAGAAAGTCAATATAATCAAACAAAATTCAGGGGCCAAGATTTAAATGCAGAACTGCATTTCAAGTTATCCGATGTATATAAAACCCAAAAACAAGAACTAACCATAAACAATAAAAAGATTCGAATTACAATTCCTGCTGGCATTGAAAATGGACAGACTATAAAAATTTCAGGACATGGTTCACCAGGTTTTAACGGGGGACCAAATGGCGATTTGTATATTACCTTTAAAATTGAAAATGATTCGCAATTTAAACGAGAAGGCAATAATCTTTACAAAAATGAGGGAATAGATCTATATACTGCTTTGTTAGGAGGAGATATTGTTGTGAATACTTTTGATGGAAAAGTGAAACTGAAAGTGGCTCCGGAAACCCAACCAGGAACAACTGTAAAGTTAAAAGGAAAAGGTTTCCCTCTATATAAAAAGGAAAATACCTATGGAGATCTATTTATTACTTATCAGACTAAACTACCTACCCAACTTTCTACAGAAGAAAAAGAATTGTTTTCGAAATTAAAAACAATAAGAACCAATGAAAAAAAGTAA
- a CDS encoding T9SS type A sorting domain-containing protein: protein MATENKLVQYSAMAISFLFFKEADAAAVYTNIDPDTVVNDNLEVFRLDMDNNGTYDFAFLKFTGTGYTYWSEEYLYFFYMHASPQISNNAIAGLSVVIDPSYGGFTLYYPYALLVNDLVYEELNFQNDFYQVLAARVLNEDGVAIIDRGFWYPQKIDHYIGVRFIDDKGCNHYGWIRCDVKSKGDTLIIKDFAYETKCDVAILAGDTIGDTITVDIMENTLAGVNIYSFNNDVFVNIETLKHNYEMFITDLNGKIIYTNILIETTNKVSLEDYSLGYYIVKIMGGKKQFTKKIFIN from the coding sequence ATGGCAACCGAGAATAAATTAGTTCAATATTCAGCTATGGCAATCAGCTTCCTTTTTTTCAAGGAAGCTGATGCCGCAGCCGTTTACACCAATATCGATCCGGATACTGTCGTAAATGACAACCTTGAAGTTTTTAGATTAGACATGGATAACAATGGAACGTATGATTTTGCATTCTTAAAATTTACCGGTACCGGATATACTTATTGGAGTGAAGAGTATTTGTACTTCTTTTACATGCATGCATCCCCTCAAATTTCCAATAATGCCATTGCAGGATTAAGTGTAGTAATTGATCCTTCATATGGTGGATTTACTTTATATTACCCTTATGCTCTTTTAGTTAATGATTTAGTATATGAAGAATTAAATTTTCAAAATGATTTTTATCAGGTGCTTGCAGCTAGGGTCTTAAATGAAGATGGTGTAGCTATTATTGATAGAGGCTTTTGGTATCCTCAAAAAATAGATCATTATATAGGTGTGCGATTTATCGACGATAAAGGATGCAATCATTATGGATGGATTCGCTGTGATGTAAAAAGTAAAGGTGATACTTTAATCATAAAGGATTTTGCGTATGAAACTAAATGTGATGTAGCAATTTTAGCAGGTGACACAATCGGTGATACCATTACGGTTGACATTATGGAGAATACATTGGCAGGTGTAAATATTTATAGTTTCAATAATGACGTGTTTGTTAATATAGAAACTTTAAAGCATAATTACGAAATGTTCATCACTGATTTAAATGGTAAAATTATTTATACCAATATTTTAATAGAAACCACAAATAAAGTATCATTGGAGGACTATTCACTCGGCTATTATATTGTGAAAATTATGGGTGGCAAAAAACAATTTACAAAAAAAATATTTATAAATTGA